One stretch of Methanobacterium veterum DNA includes these proteins:
- a CDS encoding FxLYD domain-containing protein, whose protein sequence is MYIASFALIVLTLAGALSLVNLNDYFTKSNAYDSTAQTIDPHDDIKILNEQMVKTEPDKYMIKGQSQNTGQYKLRYVSITVNFYDKYGNLLYSSFDAKSYISPGETWKFEIPYRKSSIPYSYSVKVGPTLLK, encoded by the coding sequence ATGTACATAGCATCATTTGCATTGATCGTTCTTACTTTAGCTGGTGCCTTGAGTTTGGTTAACTTAAACGATTATTTTACCAAAAGCAATGCTTATGACAGTACAGCACAGACAATTGACCCCCACGATGATATAAAAATTTTAAATGAACAGATGGTTAAAACCGAGCCAGATAAATATATGATCAAAGGCCAGTCACAAAATACAGGGCAGTACAAACTGAGGTATGTTTCTATAACCGTTAATTTTTATGATAAATATGGTAATTTATTATATTCCAGCTTTGACGCTAAAAGCTACATTAGTCCCGGGGAAACATGGAAATTTGAAATTCCCTATCGAAAATCAAGTATTCCCTACTCATATAGTGTAAAAGTTGGCCCAACTTTACTTAAATAA
- a CDS encoding endonuclease III domain-containing protein, whose translation MDRLHKYVKKPVKNPNPFRVLITTILSQRTRDENTDEASATLFAVYRTPEQIANAPTEEVEKLIKKAGFFRVKAKRVKEVSRIIHEDYKDVVPDDINELLALPGVGRKTANCVLVYGFRLNAIPVDVHVHRISNRLGLVETKSPDETELELTKIVPEDYWLDLNESFVRFGQDICRPIGPKHEECPINDLCDFYRDMKNESS comes from the coding sequence ATGGACAGGCTCCACAAATACGTTAAAAAGCCTGTGAAAAACCCGAATCCATTCAGGGTCTTGATTACAACTATTTTATCCCAGAGAACACGGGATGAAAACACAGATGAAGCGTCAGCTACTCTCTTTGCAGTATACAGAACACCAGAACAAATCGCCAATGCTCCCACTGAAGAAGTAGAAAAATTGATCAAAAAAGCGGGCTTTTTCAGGGTGAAAGCAAAGAGAGTGAAGGAAGTTTCAAGGATAATCCATGAAGACTACAAAGATGTCGTTCCTGATGATATAAATGAGCTTCTGGCTCTTCCGGGAGTGGGAAGAAAAACAGCAAACTGTGTTCTGGTTTATGGGTTCAGATTAAACGCGATTCCCGTAGATGTACATGTGCATCGAATATCAAATAGATTAGGACTTGTAGAGACAAAATCTCCCGATGAAACTGAGCTTGAACTTACAAAAATTGTCCCTGAAGATTACTGGCTTGATTTAAATGAAAGTTTTGTGAGGTTTGGACAGGATATCTGCAGGCCTATTGGGCCAAAACATGAAGAATGTCCGATTAATGACCTGTGTGATTTTTATAGGGATATGAAGAATGAATCCTCTTAA
- a CDS encoding exonuclease V produces the protein MSSIILGPSTIASQFWCEMAVDLRRQYGEVQTPEKEKGSEIHKDRFLEVLEEIVVEIKTPADKLHSNVHNMNVELDLYQKEGLTRELPILSKFKNALIKGIIDEIKLVEEVEGLKTYKRTQIIEMKTRKSQNPPSSQQIIKDKMQGMIYWYVLNAMINGKTEMGDFWSAYGVDLIEPDFNEIILSEEYMESLEIPKNEQKEIGTLLGVGTLITEVIHKFKELPELSRTIEIIYINQKTLTEVHREKYKFDERFFTRGMEWALEYWSGKRSPTSVGEANNWKCNFCGYYTLCPAIHKKWKQGD, from the coding sequence ATGTCTTCAATTATTTTAGGACCATCAACCATCGCAAGCCAGTTCTGGTGTGAAATGGCAGTTGACTTGAGGCGCCAGTACGGTGAAGTTCAAACACCAGAGAAAGAAAAAGGCAGTGAAATTCATAAAGACAGATTTCTTGAGGTCTTAGAAGAAATAGTAGTTGAAATAAAGACTCCTGCAGATAAACTTCATTCTAATGTTCATAACATGAACGTAGAACTTGATCTGTACCAGAAGGAAGGTTTAACCCGTGAACTACCTATTTTATCTAAATTTAAAAATGCACTTATAAAAGGCATTATTGATGAGATTAAACTTGTAGAAGAAGTTGAAGGCCTAAAAACATATAAAAGAACTCAAATAATTGAGATGAAAACACGAAAAAGCCAGAACCCACCATCATCCCAGCAGATAATTAAAGATAAAATGCAGGGCATGATTTACTGGTATGTACTCAACGCCATGATAAATGGAAAGACTGAAATGGGAGATTTCTGGTCTGCTTATGGAGTAGATCTAATTGAACCTGATTTTAATGAAATTATTTTAAGTGAGGAATATATGGAAAGCCTTGAAATCCCCAAAAATGAACAAAAAGAAATTGGTACTCTACTGGGGGTTGGAACACTTATAACTGAAGTTATCCATAAATTTAAGGAACTCCCCGAACTATCCAGAACCATTGAAATTATTTATATAAATCAAAAAACACTTACTGAAGTCCACAGAGAAAAATATAAGTTTGATGAAAGATTTTTTACCCGTGGAATGGAATGGGCACTTGAATACTGGTCTGGAAAACGAAGCCCTACCTCTGTTGGAGAAGCAAACAACTGGAAATGCAACTTCTGCGGCTATTACACTCTCTGCCCTGCTATCCACAAGAAATGGAAACAAGGTGATTGA